Below is a genomic region from Henckelia pumila isolate YLH828 chromosome 3, ASM3356847v2, whole genome shotgun sequence.
CAACCGTAAAAATATACATATGCTTGTGGCGACCTCGGGCTCGTCTATGATAATCCAATGACTAAACCCTAAGCCTTAAAACAAAGCACAAGAatacaaaagaaataaaaaaaaatttaaaaatctggACCCACCGCTTGATCGGCCAcacttgaccgatcgagcggccaagaaaCTACCAACCCTCGGGTTGGCATTTCAAatgcaccgctcgatcggccaaagtgcgccgatcgagcggcacctGCAGTGCAGAAAATCTGCAGATTCCTCTTATGCTCTTGTGCTATCCTTGGCTAGTGTCTTGCTATCTCAtaacataaaaatcaatataaacaaGGCTATACATACTAGAACAACATGTACAACATACATGACAAGTTTATTCCAAGGCCAAGTTTACATGATACTAAAAGTATTCAAACTAACTCCAAGTTTAGATCTATTGTTTTGGTACAACACAACCAACATATATGCCATAACAAAACTCATATTCTTGACAGCACTTTTTCAAACTTAGTCCGGAACGCCACTTCTCTAACTCCCATCGTTGAAGACCTTCTACGACTCGGCCCTGCATCCTCTGTTGTAATGCACACacgaaacaaaacaacagccggataaccggtaaGTATAAACTTAGTATGAAACAACGGAAACATATATTGAAACACAAATAACAATTTTCATGCATTTCAATATAAAAACCAACCTAAATACCACAAGGCAGTTAGATACACAATAAATATTCAAGGCCTAATGTCGACACGGTTTAGATGCTAGAACGCACCACTCATCATCAGGCTCAAACTCATCACTGATGCTATAACCGAAGTCGATCTATCAATGATAAATACTAGTCATTGATATTTGATATCGAAGTTTACAACTCATCAACGATATCGGCAAGACTTGAATAAATATTAAACTCACAAAGATAACAGGATAACATAAACATTATCTAAACATATATGTCAAGtattgtgtgatttaagggaatcgAGAAAGTAAACTCGTCTCGACGAACATTCCCAACTTGATCATCGTCGTATCATACCTTAATCTTGATAAAGAAATGAGCTAGATCCACAAGCTACAAAATACACCATTGCAATCACAAATCTGCTCAAGGTAAACTcaagaatcaaagtctaaagCTCACCCACTTTGATCAAATCTTTCCCAGTTCGAAACTAAAATTCCCGATGTCGATGTCCTTTGATTAAATCTGAAATAAATGGTATTCAAGACCATAACATCAGCAAAAATCTATTTATACCACAGCTCAATCATAAGGATTCAAAATCTATCAACTTcgtaaaccggcggcgtaacggtaacaaaaccgataaccaaaactcacaaccaACAAGTCTAACCATCTTAACCAGCTTTTAAACATAATATATCAGCAAGATAGCATCATAAACCAGCCAAATCAGAGAGCATAATTTTCTAACAAGAGCTGGAAATTCATATCACTTTCCAACGTTGTCTTTCCTCCGGCCCGACTTCGATACAATAACGCATGCAAACTCAAGAACGCATAACCATAATCAAATTCCAAGCCCTCCCATCaacatatttttgaaatatactGAATCAACATGATACTTACATCACAACGAAGCtcttgtcgcaaggattccaaaaccatGCTCAGAATTTTATTCGGATGGACGGATCTTGAGATACAAAAGATTGAAGATAAAATTTGGACAAGGAAAAGAGCTCTCGGTTTCTTGCTGTTGAAGAAGGAAGAATTCTGATGAAATTGAGATGATATACACGTACAAAGCTAGGACCAAGACAAGTGTCATCCACTATTACAAGAAATTGCATTTTGGCCCTTCAAAACctcactatttgcaattcaccccttatgaaatattttaattaaatttcaatcctaaataatttaagaatattagaatttaaactcaaactccaaaattctcaaattaaatatactcagattaaaattaaataatctcgggccttacaattctcccctactAAGATATGacttcgtcctcgaaatcgcatgcagTCTGACTGTAAATAAGGTAATGAAATAACAGAAACACTGAATAAAACTCAAATCAGTGAAATAGTTTGGGATAACGCTGTCTCATATCCTGTTCTGTCTCCCAAGCAGCTTCTTCAATcccgtgtctactccattgcACCTTAACAAGTGGAATGGATTTGTTTCGAAGCTGCCTTTCCTTATGATCAAGGATTTGAATCGGATGTTCAAAATAACTTAATGTTTCATCCAACTCAACTTCATCTAAACGAAAAATATGGGAAGCATCGGGCtcgtacttcctcaacatagaCACGTGAAATACGTCATGTATACCTGACAGTGATGGAGGTAATGCGAGTCGATATGCAAGATCACCAACTTTATCAATGTTTTCGTAAGGTCCAAAACCTCGGTGATAGCTTACCTCTTTTTCCGAATCGCACAGTGCCTCGAAAAGGAGATATCTTCAGGAATACCCGATCACCTTGTTCAAACATCAAAGGTCCATGCCTtacatttgcatactttgcttgtcgaTCTTGCGTTGTTTTCATTCTGATCTGTATCAACTTCACTTTATCAGACAATTCTCTGATCATGTCCGGCCCTGTAACTGGTGTTTCAGAAAGATCATCCCAAAAAAATGGCGATCTGCATTTTCTACCATAcagtgcttcaaatggagccatctgaATGCTTGACTAatagctgttgttataagaaaattcaacaagtggcaaagattcttgccaacttgtaccaaaatcaagtattacAGCTCGCAACATAACTTCTAGAATCTGTATAGTACTCtatgactgcccatcagtctgaGAATGATACGCTGTACTCAAATGCAGATGAGTTACCTAAATCTTCctgtagactatgccagaaatgtGAAGTGAATCGAGGATCTCGATCTGATACAATTGACTTAGGTataccatgcaatcgcactacaTCTCTGATATAAATATTGGCCATCTggtcatgacgatacgtcatctgaTAAGGAATAAATCATGCAGACTTAGTTAGTCTATCAATCACGACCCAAACTGCATCACATCCCTCGAAGATCTAGGTAGtcttgtgacaaaatccatagtgatatgatcccatttccattcaggaactgcTAAATTGTGCAATAAACCACTTGGTCGTTTCCTTTCAGCTTTTACCTGTTGACAGTTTAAACATCTAGATACAAACTTCGTCACATCAGCTTTCATTTTTTTCCACCAAAACTGTTGTTTCatatcattatacatttttctgccccCTGGATGGATACTAAACTTGCTGCAATGAGCTTCATTCAGAATTTTCTGTCTCAATTCTGCAATATCAGGTACGACAATACGTCGATTAACAAATAAAATTCCATCCAtactgacctgaaactctgactcaTGCCCAGTCCTAACTCTttcaatcgaattctgaatgTTCTGATCAACTTTTTGAGCTTCCTTAATTcgcacaaacaactctggctcagtTGTGATTGCATAAACTCGTACAGGTTGTATATCTGTCTCAAAATCCAGACCAGAAACATAGCAATCTTCAATCAACTTAGAGACACGCatagtagataaggataaatcacatacctttctactcagtgCATCAGCcgctgcattagacttccctggataatacttaatttcacagtcaaaatctttcagcaaGTCTAACCAACGTCATTGTCTCATATTTAACTCATCTTGagaaaacagatacttcaagcTTTTATGATCAGAGAATATCTCAAAGGTctcaccatataaataatgacgccaaattttcaaagcaaatacaatagctgctAGCTGAAGATCATGTACTGGGTATTTGATCTCATGAGGTTTCAATTTCCTGgaagcatatgctatcacatgacctcgctgcatcaaaatacACCCCAAACCCTTATGAGAAGCatcaaaataaacattaaaaccgcctgtacctgatggaattgtagtgacccttacccggatcacctactaaacagaacttatgcatgcaataaacttaattaaacagatatcagaataaaactgcggaatccataaacaaatacaatcccaagtaaaggaatctgtaatttatccaataatatacaaccaaatcgaatagttgtataaacccaaacaacagtaataaaaacctaagcgaagctccagctggtcaaccactgactagcccctcctggatccaccctcctcgtccaatcgcaaacctgccccatggaatagggtgtccagaaaacacagagtacgagacgtgagcataaaacgctcagtgcgagagtatgagtatacatgcatgcaaagtgaactccctatagactcgaggtcaaggatcagataacagagacagaccgggccctggtatgtagcacgctgtgccgtcgcttcaggaggtggctcccataccgagataaccgtggatacgtcggacccaaatcgatggaagtccatccactaacaggatagggtacaaccctactaacagacatctcgaaagagatacagcaagatgcaaatgaatgcagcataatatcatgacatataaatcatgcagtcacataatacatgcatactcagtcaggatatctcgaacagtactttcgtacctcaaaacagtgcaagctctaccaactctaggtccacgcctatagtctgctctacactgccaaatgatactactatcattaaagtgctctaaaagccttaactaagcaattgcatactcctaaatatttataggaagcaaaagctataccttcgtccgtcgttagccctttgatgtcgatgcctccagaacttgggcacaactccgctacgactaccgaatgcctcgccgacctccggaccaagtcTAAGAatactagaacagctccaaaaggactagaaaggaaaagagaactcggaattggcaaattaaagtgaagcctcggccttctatttatagacaacgatcggaacttccgatccttgatcggaacgtccgaacctcgatcggaacgtctgatcctgccatcggagcttccgaagatcctgatctgccacgtgtcaaaatatcacttgttgattctggataggggtgatcggagcttccggtcctgatcggagcttccgatcttgccacacgtcatgcctgacgtaataccgatcggagcttccgatcctgttcggagcttccgatcctattcggagcttccgatctcaccttcggagcttccgaactctacccaagtaattatgattaattcttttaattactcaattagggtacgggctactacattctcccccacttaagatatttcatcctcgaaatcagatcttaagtaccgaatgcaaatacagaaatcagaaacattctttattcaaatcaaacgtttacagagtttgcaactgaatacaactttaaagaatgaaatcaaaacaactcaggatggtctttacacatcctgtcctcaagctcccaaatagcttcctcagtgcctcggcgctgccactgaactaaaaccaaaggaatgactttgttccataaaaccttatccttataatccaggatacgaagaggtttctcaacataagtcaaatccttgtctacctgatcctcagaccgctgcagaatatgagattcatccgccacataccgtcgcaacagagatacgtggaacacgtcgtgaatactggatagatgcggtggcaaagctagtcgataagccaaatctccaatgctctccaagatctcaaacggatcgATAAATCTAGGGgaaaacttgcccttaaggccaaatctgagaatcttgcggaaaggtgacactctcagaaacactttctccccgacctcgaactgcaagggcctacgcttgatattagcatagctggcctgacgatcctgtgcagtcttaatccgtttcttgatttgatcaacaatatctatcgcctgctggataaactccggtccctcagcctgtctctcccccacttcttcccagaagagtggagtacgacaatgtcgcccatacaacgcctcaaaaggtgccatcccaatactagtgtgatagctgttgttgtaagcgaactcgatcaacggcaaatgatcctgccaagctgaaccaaaatccatgacgcacgctctaagcatatcctctaacgtacggatagtgcgctctgactgaccatcagtctccggatgataggcagtactcaaactgagagtagtacccatcgcacgctgaacactcccccagaatctagaagtaaacctggggtcccgatcgctgacaatgctcacaggcactccatgaagtcggacgatctcctgaatgtacatccgtgccatgcgatccacagagtactctcggctataggcaatgaaatgcgctgacttggtgagtcggtccaccacaacctagatagcatcacagttcctcggggataccggcaaatgggtcacaaagtctatagtgataaactcccatttccattccggaataggcagactgtgaagcaatcctccaggtcgtcggtgctctgccttgacctgctgacacaccaaacatctcgaaacaaatcgataaacactgcgtttcattcccttccaccagaaacgagtacggagatccttgtacatcttgttgctcccaggatgaatactcaacttagtgcgatgcgcctgagacaaaatctcctctcgcaactcttcatcttgaggaatcacaagcctaccagacaaacacagaaagccatctgactgataatgaaatccagacgagctaccctcgttagctagacgagctaaacgctgggttttcgaatcagacatctgagcatctcggatccgcgaatacaaggctggctcagataatatcgcaaacatctggatactctgcatacctttcttatgcttgaaggtataacctgaagtacaacagtcactaatcgcactagacatcgaacaagtctgaagtgcggatagtcgcaccttgcgactcaaagcatcagcggtgagattagcagctcccggatggtacttaatctcgcaatcatagtccttaagcaagtccatccaacgtctctgcctcatgttcaactccgcctgagtgaacaaatacttgagactcttatggtcggtgaagatctcaaatttctcgccatacagataatgacgccagatcttcaaagcgaacacaatggctgctaactccaaatcatggactgggtagttgtcctcgtgaagcttcagctgtctagaagcgtatgcgatcacatgcccattctgagtcagaacacaacctaacccctgaagagaagcatccgtgtaaactacataccctccagatcctgacggtaatgccaacaccggcgcagaagtcaaccgccgtcgaagctcacgaaaattctcctcgcactcggaggaccacttaaaatccacacccttgcgggtaagctgcgtcaacggtcgagctaactgagagaagttcagaatgaagcgacgataataccctgctagacccagaaaactacggatctcagcaactgtcgtcggacgcgaccaattaagtaccgcttcaatcttgcttggatcaacagaaatcccttccctggatatgatatggccaagaaagaccactctatccatccagaactcacacttgctcagcttggcgtacaactgctcatctcgaagagtctgtagtaccaaacgcaagtgagaaacatgctcttccgtattacgcgaatacaccaagatgtcgtcaatgaagaccacgacaaacttgtccaaatactccctgaagacacggttcatcaaatccatgaatatagccggcgcattagtcaaaccaaatggcatcactaggaactcgtaatgcccatagcgagtacggaatgcagtcttggctacgtcctgatcacggactctcaactgatgatacccagatctcaagtcaatcttggagtaaactgacgtgccctgcagctggtcaaacaagtcatcaatacgaggcaacggatacttattcttcacagtgactcgattcagctgccgatagtcaatgcacagccgcatcgacccatccttcttcttcacgaagagaacagaagctccccaaggagacacactaggacgtaTGTACCCCTTGcctaaaagatcctgtagctgattcttcaactcacgcatctctgacggagccagacgatatggtgctctagaaataggcaaagtacccggcaccaactctatgccaaactcgacttccctagcaggaggaaaacccggaatctcatcaggaaacacatctggaaattcatccacaacaggaatgctctctatcccaatactctcagcggacaaatcaactgcatagataaggtagccttccccgccagactctagagctcgacaggctctcaaagctgataccaaaggcatcgggggtcgcgctccctcatcatagaaaaaccaactctcactcccttccggatgaaagcgtactaatctctgatagcagtccactgaagctcgataggtagtcaacatatctattcccaaaatgcaatcaaagtcgtccatcgccaggaccatgagattcgccaacagaatgcTCCCtacgaactctaaagggcaacccatcactagacgcttagccaaggcagattggcccgtcggagtagaaacagacatcactacgtctagtgcaatgcatggtaacttatgcctcttaacaaaacgtgcagaaatgaaggaatgagatgcaccagtgtctataagtacaagagcagataTACcaaaaagcagaaatgtacctgcgatgactttctcattctcctccacagcctgatcatgtctcagggaaaacacctggccagaagctcgtggcctcaaatgagaactcccagcagactgtccctgcgacctctgctgtacggtggtcTGAGAGCCCGATCCtgaacctgaaccagaaccgcctcccccagacagtggacaatccctccggatatgaccagtctctccacaacgaaaacaagctccagaagctctacggcacttgtcggatggatggttcttcccacagtgatcacacttgtccttcttaccgtaacgaacaacacctccagaaccagaggaagaagaagatccagacttcttgaaagtttgggcacggggacctaaagaactagcaggtctcgattGAGAAaaagacttgttccgccgaatgctgtcctccacctggtgacaacggctcaccaaaccctcgtaggacatgtcatcgccaaccgccacacggtcatggatctcagggttaaggccctgaaggaacagatataagagtgggtgcccagtgagccaactgtgtggctatgggctttgttgactctttgtataaacaatcttttgtttaatattatttacacttttatggcaatgactttatattacttcatattgttatattgtgatatactattgttgttttgataaagaccttgaatatactatagtgtatgtaagatgtggtagaacatggagatgtctatcatgaaatacatcttatagtcactgtatattctaaaaccgttcctagtcgattgagccgtccgataataaggataaggatcgctcgagtttgagactagcatttgcgatgcggagtaccacgtttcattggtagggaacatggagatgttcgaagcatgcaaatggatattcataggatgaatagtcgaactaccctatccggactttccaagtggttatcacttatcgagtggataaagtccgcggttttggttgtacaccattagtccttacgacttgaaacatcatggagactctatatgctagtactgtgctttgactcgtttaccgactctgagggggtcatcaggtgtcgagattgggtacagttacgacacatataggagtcaatgcattgttgtcaaggattcaccacatacttgcgagtgtggatatcctatgcgatctgaggagatattagtgtgacaaatctctggccagagtacttgatgtgatttaagaaatggtttcttagtagcacatgcgatgtcactaatttgatcttcaagatgtattgcatagttatcgaatcttgagcgactctcgatataccaatggttgttgatttgatcgggatatatggatgaagggaccgtactgtacgctaaccaaaatctactggttcttgtaggcactatcagtgatacctagggaatcatggggcgatgttgctaggcgctttaccatgattcgttgggcaagtcggaaagtgttgttccgagtcacaaggagttgtgagcccacggctagctgtatccctgaaccattgagggtcacacagtgtaatggagttttaatccccgttgagatagttaaatttaaagagttaaatttaatgaactaaggagttggacttcttaaataagagtaagggagtaggatttcctaaaatgacatagggatggacatttttggaaaccactgaatacggattcaggaaaatttattttgactttaaaacgtgcagaaatggtttctgtgcacattggtgaaatcgtttcatcaatcggagtcacgatgaattttatattaatttctgaacgagcgggctttgcttgtcgggccccagcttatgactaatgggccctaaggtgttagtggcctgcattataaataagttatttcagtacagaaattacacacaacaggtcattattttgagagcaattttcgaaaaccctagcctctcaaaacgtttttggccgccccctccctactctgtcagagaaaattccggtctgtgattttgaatcgcagtaaggaataacgaatcaaattcgtgtattctcttcgcagaaaacttctgatagattttctagtgcaatctatcagagggattaaacctctgttcgtggacctgattgaaggcgttcatcggttccagggagagacaacaagagcagaattgttctgttggtgtccattaatctcgttgcgagatttaaggtaaaatttaattaattgttatttgaattttacacacacgtaattcaatcgatgaacggttgatacccataccatggaaacgttccatgaaaaatttttaaacttccgctgcaccgggtatcaatcgtaattggtctgggaactcgccagttttccaacagtggtatcagagccaggttgctcagatcaatcgattgaattaatcaattgtacaaaatttttgagtctcggtttttgaaacaaaataaatattttaaataaaaaaaaaattttttcggggcaaaacccgggcagcgattggatcgctgcccggtggggcagcaattgttgctgccccgggcggcgcacggcgccgcccaaagggggcgcacggcgccgcccaaggcggcgaccgtcgccgcccaaggcggcgcacggcgccgcccagggcagcgctgtgcgctgcccagcgcagcgctgggcgctgcgcagggcagcgctcggcgctgcccaggggcggcgctcggcgccgcccaggggcggcgccaggcgctgccctaagggggcagccgggctgcccccggcccgcgccccgggtgcgggccggcccgggagtgtcccgggcggcccgcgggaaaaattatatttttattaattttaatatttaaaattttatttttggtccggtcaaaaattgtttttgattggttcacgagatttcggatcgaattgttcgagtccgtatattttaaaattgattttggataaatttgaatttttggaaaattttaatattttatccgtaaattgaattttgaaatcaattattttggtacaattgatgataagatatgatcttatgatatattagataaaatatgattttatttgtaaaattggattttatagataaaatatgattttatttgatatggagataaaatatgattttatatgtgaaatgtgattttatatataaaatatgattttatcttgtttaaatttgaattgccacagcatgttatccaataaattaattttgaattaaatgttattggataaggatgatcgattgccatgaccaattttgtaggtgtatgttaggaatttacattttgtctttattgttgttggttttattaatgggcctggtttatggcccgatatgaatgtcatatgtaataaaagtgggc
It encodes:
- the LOC140889255 gene encoding uncharacterized protein translates to MAPFEALYGRKCRSPFFWDDLSETPVTGPDMIRELSDKVKLIQIRMKTTQDRQAKYANVRHGPLMFEQGDRVFLKISPFRGTVRFGKRGIHDVFHVSMLRKYEPDASHIFRLDEVELDETLSYFEHPIQILDHKERQLRNKSIPLVKVQWSRHGIEEAAWETEQDMRQRYPKLFH